In one window of Chryseobacterium phocaeense DNA:
- the gwsG gene encoding grasp-with-spasm system ATP-grasp peptide maturase, which translates to MILILSNNKEPTTESVIAWLIQLGKKFIRVHENEYFEIKVQDKKIFLQSRRNSFFLDEISSVWFRRGGLRFKRLSYNNDAVDFHMNETQHWLEDYVLKTLESRKHINKQLNSNVNKLLVLEKAIDAGLDVPLYYLSDKTDNSALGQTIVKPISGSPILENIIKNADGAMYTSIVNEHEKDFFISFFQEKIKKDFEIRTFYLNGKCWSMAIFSQNDKQTEVDYRKYNDKKPNRNIPYKLSAHLEKKIDILMKSMGLNCGSLDFIQSGSICYFLEINPVGQFMHLSSCCNYFLDKEIAEFLY; encoded by the coding sequence ATGATACTCATCCTATCAAATAATAAAGAACCCACTACCGAAAGTGTCATCGCATGGCTGATACAATTGGGTAAAAAATTCATCCGCGTGCATGAGAACGAATATTTTGAAATTAAAGTACAGGACAAAAAGATTTTTCTTCAAAGCCGCCGTAATTCTTTTTTCCTGGATGAGATCTCAAGTGTATGGTTTAGAAGAGGAGGATTAAGATTTAAGCGTTTAAGCTATAACAACGACGCAGTTGATTTCCATATGAACGAAACCCAGCACTGGCTGGAAGATTATGTACTGAAAACCCTGGAAAGTAGAAAACATATCAACAAACAGCTTAACAGCAATGTAAACAAGCTCCTTGTTCTTGAAAAAGCAATAGATGCAGGATTAGATGTTCCGTTGTACTACCTTTCGGATAAAACGGATAATTCAGCACTTGGACAGACTATTGTGAAGCCTATTTCAGGAAGTCCTATACTTGAAAATATTATAAAAAATGCAGACGGTGCCATGTACACCAGCATCGTTAATGAACATGAAAAAGACTTCTTCATTTCATTCTTTCAGGAAAAAATTAAAAAAGATTTTGAGATCAGAACATTTTATCTGAATGGAAAATGCTGGTCAATGGCCATCTTTTCACAAAATGACAAACAGACCGAAGTTGATTACAGGAAATACAATGATAAAAAGCCAAACCGGAATATTCCATATAAACTTTCTGCTCATCTGGAGAAAAAAATTGATATTCTGATGAAATCCATGGGATTAAACTGCGGTTCCCTTGATTTTATACAAAGTGGCAGCATCTGTTATTTTCTTGAA
- a CDS encoding TIGR04139 family peptide modification target encodes MKKLQGMKNFSSLENKKLENLQAISGGSASNRNSQSQYPTPEGMVQDTDYYTDDVPGTWVYKSRLIVGPVTPTDAY; translated from the coding sequence ATGAAAAAATTACAAGGAATGAAGAATTTCTCTTCATTGGAAAACAAGAAGCTGGAAAATTTACAGGCTATCTCCGGTGGATCTGCCAGTAACAGAAATTCACAATCTCAATATCCTACACCTGAAGGAATGGTACAAGATACAGATTATTACACAGATGATGTTCCGGGTACCTGGGTGTATAAGTCCAGATTAATAGTAGGCCCTGTAACCCCAACAGATGCATACTAA
- a CDS encoding transketolase family protein, translating to MKYTYTEKKDTRSGFGAGLAELADKNPNVVALCADLIGSLKMEKFIEKAPERFFQVGIAEANMMGIAAGLSITGKIPFTGTFANFSTSRVYDQIRQSIAYSGKNVKICASHAGLTLGEDGATHQVLEDIGMMKMLPGMTVINPCDYNQTKAATIAIAEHEGPVYLRFGRPTVPVFMPEDMPFEIGKGILLQEGTDVTIVATGHLVWESLVAADELEKEGISCEVINIHTIKPLDDEIIIKSVEKTGKIVTAEEHNYLGGLGESVAGMLARKRPTRQEFVAVNDTFGESATPAELIKKYKIDAAAVKEAVKRILAN from the coding sequence ATGAAATATACATATACAGAAAAAAAGGATACACGTTCAGGTTTTGGAGCTGGATTAGCAGAACTGGCCGACAAAAACCCTAATGTAGTAGCACTTTGTGCAGACCTTATCGGTTCTTTGAAAATGGAAAAATTCATTGAAAAAGCACCGGAAAGATTCTTCCAGGTTGGAATTGCAGAGGCTAATATGATGGGAATTGCCGCAGGTCTCAGCATTACCGGAAAAATCCCTTTCACCGGAACTTTCGCGAATTTTTCTACTTCAAGAGTGTATGACCAGATCCGTCAGTCTATCGCTTATTCAGGCAAAAATGTAAAAATATGTGCATCTCATGCCGGTCTTACACTAGGTGAAGACGGTGCTACCCACCAGGTTCTGGAAGATATCGGAATGATGAAAATGCTTCCGGGTATGACAGTAATCAATCCATGTGACTACAACCAGACAAAAGCAGCCACTATTGCTATCGCTGAGCATGAAGGTCCTGTATATTTAAGATTCGGAAGACCTACGGTTCCGGTATTCATGCCTGAAGATATGCCTTTTGAAATTGGAAAAGGAATTTTACTTCAGGAAGGTACTGATGTGACGATTGTGGCAACAGGACACCTTGTATGGGAGTCTCTTGTAGCCGCTGATGAGCTGGAGAAAGAAGGTATTTCGTGTGAGGTAATCAATATTCATACAATCAAACCTCTTGACGATGAAATCATCATCAAATCCGTTGAAAAAACAGGAAAGATCGTTACTGCTGAAGAGCACAACTATCTGGGTGGTTTAGGTGAATCTGTAGCAGGAATGCTTGCCAGAAAAAGACCTACAAGACAGGAATTTGTGGCCGTAAATGATACGTTCGGTGAATCTGCGACGCCTGCTGAACTGATAAAGAAATATAAGATCGATGCAGCGGCAGTAAAAGAAGCTGTCAAGAGAATTTTAGCTAACTAA
- a CDS encoding transketolase — MMSKSIEELKSLTTQIRRDILRMVHAVNSGHPGGSLGCTEFFTALYGKVMNYSLPFTMEGKNEDHFYLSNGHISPVYYSTLARFNFFPVDELRTFRKLDSRLQGHPTTHEGLPGIRIASGSLGQGLSVALGVAQGKKVDGDQSLVYTLHGDGELQEGQVWEAFMYAAAKKVDNIISTIDYNGRQIDGDTDDVLSLGNLHAKLEAFGWTVLEEKNGNDLEAVIAILEKAKTETGKEKPVVIILHTEMGFGVDYMMGSHAWHGKAPNDEQLETAFKQLYLEAPADY, encoded by the coding sequence ATAATGAGTAAAAGTATCGAAGAGTTAAAATCTCTTACTACGCAGATCAGAAGAGACATTTTAAGAATGGTTCACGCTGTAAATTCAGGTCACCCGGGCGGAAGTTTAGGCTGTACGGAATTTTTCACAGCGCTTTACGGAAAGGTGATGAACTACAGTCTTCCTTTCACGATGGAGGGGAAAAATGAGGATCATTTTTATCTTTCAAACGGGCATATTTCACCGGTTTACTATTCTACTTTAGCGAGATTTAACTTCTTTCCTGTAGATGAACTGAGAACTTTCAGAAAACTGGATTCAAGACTTCAGGGACATCCTACTACTCATGAAGGTCTTCCGGGAATCAGAATTGCTTCCGGATCTCTTGGTCAGGGACTTTCTGTTGCACTTGGTGTAGCTCAGGGTAAAAAAGTGGATGGCGACCAATCTCTTGTTTATACACTTCACGGTGACGGTGAGCTTCAGGAAGGTCAGGTTTGGGAAGCTTTTATGTATGCTGCGGCTAAAAAAGTGGATAACATCATTTCCACTATTGACTACAACGGACGCCAGATCGATGGAGATACTGATGATGTACTGAGCCTTGGAAACTTACATGCTAAACTTGAAGCGTTCGGATGGACCGTTCTGGAGGAGAAAAACGGTAATGATCTTGAAGCTGTTATTGCGATCCTTGAAAAGGCCAAAACTGAAACCGGAAAAGAAAAACCTGTCGTGATCATCCTTCATACAGAGATGGGCTTCGGTGTAGATTATATGATGGGTTCTCACGCATGGCACGGAAAAGCTCCTAATGATGAGCAGCTTGAAACCGCATTTAAGCAGTTATACCTGGAAGCTCCTGCAGACTATTAA
- a CDS encoding SGNH/GDSL hydrolase family protein has product MKLSVFLVMSLLSGAYVKAQSAVDFANLARYKEENIALLNAKKKTDVVFMGNSITEGWVKEHSGFFSENNYTGRGISGQTTSQMLLRFQDDVVALKPKLVVINAGTNDIAQNTGAYDVNFTFNNIKAMADIARSNGIKVIIASVLPAAGFPWRKEITDVPQKVDALNNRLKKYAATNKILFADYNTAMRDEKGGMREGLSKDGIHPTLAGYTIMEPIIKKAIHRESGKK; this is encoded by the coding sequence ATGAAATTATCCGTCTTCCTCGTTATGAGTTTGCTTTCAGGAGCATATGTAAAGGCACAAAGTGCGGTTGATTTTGCCAATCTTGCCCGATACAAAGAGGAGAATATTGCTCTTCTCAATGCAAAGAAAAAAACAGATGTGGTCTTCATGGGCAATTCCATTACAGAAGGCTGGGTAAAAGAGCACTCAGGGTTTTTTTCTGAGAATAATTATACGGGCCGGGGCATCAGCGGACAGACGACTTCACAAATGCTGCTCAGGTTTCAGGATGATGTTGTCGCATTAAAACCAAAACTGGTGGTCATCAATGCCGGAACTAATGATATTGCTCAGAATACGGGAGCTTATGATGTAAATTTTACGTTTAACAACATCAAAGCGATGGCGGATATCGCCCGCAGCAACGGCATAAAGGTCATTATCGCGTCTGTACTTCCTGCTGCTGGATTTCCATGGCGTAAAGAGATCACGGATGTTCCACAAAAAGTAGATGCTCTGAATAACCGTTTGAAAAAGTATGCAGCCACCAATAAAATCCTGTTTGCTGATTATAATACGGCAATGCGCGATGAAAAAGGCGGCATGCGCGAAGGTCTTTCAAAAGACGGCATACACCCTACTCTAGCAGGATATACGATTATGGAACCTATTATTAAAAAAGCCATTCACCGGGAATCAGGGAAAAAATAG
- a CDS encoding sodium:solute symporter, with the protein MSPVILLSIIIVYFALLLWVAYRTGKGSDNESFFIGNRKSNWMLVAFGMIGTSLSGVTFVSVPGAVGNDKFAYLQITLGYLIGYIVIAYVLLPLYYRLKLTSIYGYLQQRMGQLSYKSGAWIFIVSRLVGATARLYLVVNILQISILDSLEVPFIVTTLIILAMIILYTYEGGVKTIVWTDTLQTSCMLLGLIICTVYMLNHLGLSFGESFTAMQDKGYTKIFDFDPNQKSFFIKQILAGAFITITMTGIDQEMMQKSLSVTRLKDSQKNMVTLGFILLGVISLFLYMGGLLHLYGAQEQVASSGDQLFPDVALNHMPGFISIIFIIALISALFPSADGAMTALTSSLCIDVFGMKEKKDWDDSKKEKFRKRIHLIVALSFLIMVVIFKVINDNSMIGLILKLAGFTYGPLLGLFAFGIFTKYKVKDQLVPYVCIAAPVISFFIDKYQENLFGDFKIGLELLIINGLLTFIGLWLIRKK; encoded by the coding sequence ATGTCTCCAGTTATACTGCTGTCTATTATTATCGTCTACTTCGCATTGCTGCTGTGGGTAGCCTACAGAACAGGGAAAGGAAGTGATAATGAAAGTTTCTTTATCGGAAACCGTAAGAGTAACTGGATGCTTGTCGCTTTTGGAATGATCGGAACCTCACTTTCAGGGGTAACATTCGTAAGTGTTCCGGGGGCGGTAGGAAATGATAAGTTTGCCTACCTTCAGATCACTTTAGGGTATCTTATCGGCTACATCGTGATTGCTTATGTTTTGCTTCCATTATACTATCGTTTAAAACTGACCTCTATCTATGGTTATCTTCAGCAGAGAATGGGCCAGCTGTCTTATAAATCAGGGGCATGGATCTTTATTGTTTCAAGGCTGGTAGGTGCTACGGCAAGATTGTATCTTGTAGTGAATATCCTTCAGATCTCTATTCTGGACAGTCTGGAAGTTCCCTTCATTGTCACCACACTGATTATTTTAGCCATGATTATTCTGTACACGTATGAAGGCGGAGTAAAAACCATTGTATGGACAGATACTTTGCAAACTTCATGCATGCTTCTGGGACTGATTATCTGTACGGTTTATATGCTGAATCATTTAGGATTAAGTTTTGGTGAAAGCTTTACCGCCATGCAGGATAAAGGCTACACAAAAATTTTTGATTTTGATCCGAACCAGAAAAGCTTCTTCATCAAACAAATCCTTGCCGGCGCCTTTATCACGATTACCATGACAGGAATTGACCAGGAAATGATGCAGAAAAGTTTATCAGTGACGAGACTGAAAGATTCACAGAAAAATATGGTGACCTTAGGATTTATCCTTCTTGGAGTAATTTCATTATTCCTTTATATGGGCGGACTTCTTCATCTTTACGGAGCCCAGGAACAGGTAGCCAGCTCAGGAGACCAGCTTTTCCCGGATGTAGCCTTAAACCATATGCCCGGCTTTATTTCCATTATCTTTATTATTGCGCTGATTTCAGCCTTATTCCCAAGTGCAGACGGAGCTATGACTGCTCTTACCTCTTCTTTATGCATTGACGTTTTTGGCATGAAAGAAAAGAAAGACTGGGACGATTCCAAAAAAGAAAAATTCAGAAAAAGAATACACCTTATTGTCGCCCTTTCCTTCCTGATCATGGTGGTAATCTTCAAAGTAATCAATGACAATTCCATGATCGGATTGATCCTTAAGCTTGCCGGCTTCACTTATGGACCGCTGCTTGGGCTCTTTGCTTTTGGAATTTTTACGAAATATAAGGTGAAGGACCAGCTGGTTCCTTATGTATGTATTGCTGCACCGGTGATTTCATTCTTCATCGATAAATACCAGGAAAACCTGTTCGGTGATTTCAAAATAGGTCTGGAATTGCTGATCATCAACGGATTGCTGACGTTCATAGGACTTTGGCTGATCAGAAAGAAATAA
- a CDS encoding GNAT family N-acetyltransferase codes for MTEVKQNNDEKHGSFEAFIDGRRAGMMTYTWAGEERFIIDHTEVEEAYNGKGVGKEMLLAAVDFARKNNKKIIPLCPFAKASFQKSEELQDVLVN; via the coding sequence ATGACCGAAGTAAAACAAAACAACGACGAAAAACACGGAAGTTTTGAAGCTTTCATAGATGGAAGACGCGCAGGAATGATGACCTACACCTGGGCCGGAGAAGAAAGATTTATCATAGACCACACCGAGGTGGAAGAAGCCTACAACGGAAAAGGCGTAGGAAAAGAAATGCTTCTGGCAGCGGTGGATTTTGCCAGGAAAAACAACAAAAAGATCATTCCTCTCTGCCCTTTTGCCAAAGCAAGTTTTCAGAAAAGCGAGGAACTGCAGGATGTTTTAGTTAACTAA
- a CDS encoding OsmC family protein, whose amino-acid sequence MAVTVKASLGKTKYYTEVTAGENRIITDEPIDKGGQNKGFNPFEILATSLASCTAATLRMYIERKEWDVENIHVEVELENYPLTKRTVFKRDITFEGVLDDEQTKRLHTIADACPVHKMLTNEIEILTKFS is encoded by the coding sequence ATGGCGGTAACCGTAAAAGCAAGTTTAGGAAAAACAAAATATTATACCGAGGTAACGGCTGGTGAAAACCGGATTATTACCGATGAACCAATTGATAAGGGCGGGCAGAACAAAGGTTTCAATCCTTTCGAAATTCTGGCCACCTCCCTGGCAAGCTGCACTGCTGCCACCTTAAGAATGTATATCGAAAGAAAGGAGTGGGACGTGGAAAACATCCATGTGGAAGTGGAACTTGAAAATTATCCTCTCACAAAAAGAACTGTTTTCAAAAGAGATATTACCTTTGAAGGCGTTCTGGATGATGAACAGACGAAAAGACTTCATACCATTGCCGATGCCTGCCCCGTACACAAAATGCTAACAAACGAAATAGAAATATTAACCAAATTTTCATAG
- a CDS encoding (4Fe-4S)-binding protein: MDIHEYPNGSITVIWQPQKCIHSAVCVKMLPKVYNPKDRPWIKAENASPEQLKNQIDQCPSGALSYKFNTEQ, encoded by the coding sequence ATGGACATACACGAATATCCTAACGGCAGTATCACTGTCATCTGGCAGCCTCAGAAGTGTATCCACTCGGCTGTTTGCGTAAAGATGCTTCCCAAAGTCTACAATCCAAAGGACAGACCATGGATAAAAGCAGAAAATGCAAGTCCGGAACAACTTAAAAACCAGATAGACCAGTGCCCTTCGGGAGCATTGAGTTATAAATTCAATACAGAACAATAA
- a CDS encoding TMEM175 family protein — protein sequence MTKGRLEAFSDGVMAIIITIMVLELKVPEGSSWTSLKPLLPKFLAYIFSFIYVGIYWNNHHHMFQAVKKVNGSILWANLHLLFWLSLMPIATEWIGATHFAENPVAAYGVCLIMSAVAYTIMEHLIVQCEGENSRLKEAIHSKFKEYISIVFYVLGIGVSFFYPYIAIGFYYLVALIWLIPDKRIEKLLKED from the coding sequence ATGACTAAGGGAAGACTTGAGGCTTTCAGCGATGGCGTTATGGCGATCATCATCACCATCATGGTTCTTGAACTTAAGGTTCCGGAAGGAAGCAGCTGGACCAGTCTCAAACCCTTACTCCCTAAGTTTCTTGCTTATATTTTCAGTTTTATTTATGTGGGTATCTACTGGAACAACCATCATCATATGTTTCAGGCTGTGAAAAAGGTGAACGGAAGTATCCTATGGGCCAATCTTCACCTGCTGTTCTGGCTTTCGCTGATGCCCATTGCTACAGAATGGATCGGCGCAACGCATTTTGCAGAAAATCCGGTGGCAGCGTACGGTGTATGCCTGATTATGTCTGCCGTGGCCTATACTATAATGGAACATCTGATTGTACAGTGTGAAGGTGAAAATTCCCGGTTAAAGGAGGCTATTCATTCAAAATTTAAAGAATATATTTCCATCGTATTTTATGTCCTCGGAATCGGCGTTTCATTTTTTTATCCTTATATTGCCATAGGTTTTTATTATCTCGTGGCTCTCATATGGCTGATTCCGGACAAAAGAATCGAAAAACTACTAAAAGAAGATTAA
- a CDS encoding NADPH-dependent FMN reductase yields MKILAFAGSSSSTSINRELVKFVLKDFQEEEINLLDLNDFTMPVFSVDLEKKGFPDEAHRFLKEIEACDVIICSLAEHNRSYSSAFKNLFDWSSRINVKLFQNKPMLLMSTSPGGYGGGNVMNTAKTFFPQFAADIKDTFSLPKFYENFDLESGIINPDMLHELKIKIENFKNNLKTND; encoded by the coding sequence ATGAAAATATTAGCATTTGCAGGAAGCTCGTCTTCTACATCGATTAACAGGGAACTGGTAAAATTTGTTCTGAAGGACTTTCAGGAAGAAGAGATTAATCTACTCGATCTGAATGATTTCACAATGCCCGTTTTTTCTGTAGACCTTGAAAAGAAAGGCTTTCCGGATGAGGCCCATCGTTTTTTAAAAGAAATCGAAGCATGTGATGTGATCATCTGTTCTCTTGCAGAACACAACCGTTCGTACAGCTCGGCTTTTAAAAATCTCTTCGACTGGTCTTCCAGGATCAATGTAAAGCTTTTCCAAAACAAACCCATGCTGCTGATGAGCACTTCTCCAGGAGGTTACGGCGGCGGCAATGTGATGAATACGGCCAAAACTTTTTTCCCGCAGTTTGCAGCAGATATAAAGGATACCTTCTCGCTTCCAAAATTTTACGAGAATTTTGATCTGGAAAGCGGCATTATCAATCCTGATATGCTTCATGAGCTTAAAATTAAAATAGAAAACTTTAAGAACAATCTGAAAACCAATGACTAA
- a CDS encoding pirin family protein produces the protein MSNIGLIIEEKSADIGNFLVGRLLPFREKRAVGPFVFIDHMGPSDLKDYQNLDVPPHPHIGLSTLTYLLEGSIFHRDSIGSAVEIKPGAVNWMTAGKGVVHSERTPEYLRHSDKRLHGFQIWVGLPKHLEQTEPTFHHIEADEIPVWEEDGIHYKLIAGEAFGRKSAVPVHSKLFFIEIKTKEAKKISIGKDLYGEAAMYVLDGTVSTDGNTYGSKQLMIAKDTKLCEFEMSENGTVYLFGGEPFDEERFIFWNFVNSDKEMIDQAKVNWNDQNHDAFPLVPGDDKEYVPLPKAILNRK, from the coding sequence ATGTCAAATATTGGACTTATCATAGAAGAAAAATCTGCGGATATTGGAAATTTCCTGGTGGGAAGACTTCTTCCGTTCCGCGAAAAAAGAGCAGTAGGACCTTTTGTTTTTATCGATCATATGGGACCCTCTGATCTTAAAGATTATCAGAATCTTGATGTTCCGCCTCATCCGCATATCGGATTGTCTACCTTAACCTACCTTCTGGAAGGATCCATTTTTCACAGGGACAGCATTGGAAGCGCTGTTGAAATAAAACCGGGAGCCGTGAACTGGATGACCGCCGGTAAAGGCGTTGTTCACTCCGAAAGAACCCCTGAATATTTAAGACACAGCGATAAAAGACTTCACGGATTCCAGATCTGGGTAGGCTTACCTAAGCACCTTGAACAAACGGAACCTACGTTTCATCATATTGAAGCGGATGAAATTCCGGTTTGGGAGGAAGACGGGATCCATTACAAGCTGATTGCCGGGGAAGCATTCGGAAGAAAATCTGCCGTTCCTGTTCACAGCAAATTATTTTTCATTGAGATCAAAACTAAAGAAGCGAAGAAAATAAGCATCGGAAAAGACCTGTATGGTGAAGCTGCCATGTATGTCCTGGACGGAACTGTTTCTACAGACGGAAATACTTACGGTTCCAAACAGCTGATGATCGCCAAAGACACAAAACTGTGCGAATTTGAAATGAGTGAAAACGGAACGGTCTATCTTTTTGGCGGCGAGCCGTTTGATGAAGAACGTTTTATATTCTGGAACTTTGTCAATTCTGATAAAGAAATGATAGACCAGGCCAAAGTAAACTGGAATGATCAGAACCATGATGCATTTCCTCTGGTTCCGGGTGATGACAAAGAATATGTTCCGCTTCCGAAAGCCATTTTAAACAGAAAATAA
- a CDS encoding GNAT family N-acetyltransferase, with product MKPEFENIPLVKAEKRFEIEIDGHFAFIDYREMGHQIALVHTEAEPELAGTGAATAVVEKTLAYIEDNGKKLLPFCPYVFAYIKKHPEWKRIVDERFEGYDKL from the coding sequence ATGAAACCAGAATTTGAAAATATTCCGCTTGTTAAGGCAGAAAAAAGATTTGAAATAGAAATCGACGGTCACTTTGCATTTATTGATTACCGTGAAATGGGTCATCAGATTGCTCTGGTGCACACTGAAGCAGAGCCGGAGCTTGCCGGAACCGGTGCAGCCACTGCCGTTGTGGAAAAAACATTGGCTTATATTGAAGACAACGGAAAAAAACTGCTTCCGTTCTGTCCTTATGTGTTCGCTTACATCAAAAAGCATCCTGAGTGGAAACGCATTGTGGATGAAAGGTTTGAAGGATACGACAAGCTTTAA
- a CDS encoding pirin family protein, producing MTAKKVEIVVSPKPAHFVGDGFRVHNFIPGVQGLDMKRMDPFIMLDYNSKFHFNGSERPRGVGVHPHRGFETVTIAYQGKVEHHDSSGGGGIIGEGDVQWMTAAKGVLHKEYHETEWSKKGGIFQMVQLWVNLPAKDKMSLPKYQAIENSAMERVDLVENGFVEVIAGEYNGHKGPAETFTPLNMMNAKLKAGGKAEFSFPAHFNTAALVIEGSITVNGEEKAKADHFVLFKNEGEAFTIEASEDAIVLIISGEPINEPIYPHGPFVMNSREEIMQAFEDFNTGKFGYLED from the coding sequence ATGACAGCGAAAAAAGTAGAAATCGTAGTATCACCAAAACCTGCACATTTTGTGGGGGATGGTTTTAGAGTTCATAATTTTATACCGGGAGTACAAGGTTTGGACATGAAAAGAATGGACCCGTTCATTATGCTTGATTACAATTCAAAATTCCACTTCAACGGTTCTGAAAGGCCAAGAGGCGTAGGCGTTCATCCTCACAGGGGTTTTGAAACCGTAACTATAGCTTATCAGGGAAAAGTAGAGCACCACGACAGCTCAGGCGGCGGCGGAATTATCGGGGAAGGCGATGTACAGTGGATGACCGCAGCCAAAGGGGTTCTTCACAAAGAATACCACGAAACCGAATGGTCCAAAAAAGGCGGTATTTTCCAGATGGTTCAACTTTGGGTCAATCTTCCGGCCAAAGATAAAATGAGCTTACCAAAATATCAGGCGATAGAAAATTCAGCGATGGAACGTGTGGATCTGGTCGAAAATGGTTTTGTAGAAGTTATTGCAGGAGAATATAACGGCCATAAAGGACCGGCTGAAACTTTCACTCCTCTGAATATGATGAATGCCAAATTAAAAGCCGGTGGAAAAGCTGAATTCAGTTTTCCTGCCCATTTCAATACAGCAGCATTGGTGATTGAAGGAAGTATTACGGTAAACGGAGAGGAAAAAGCCAAGGCAGATCATTTCGTTTTATTTAAAAATGAAGGGGAAGCATTCACGATTGAAGCGTCTGAAGATGCCATCGTACTGATCATCAGCGGAGAACCAATCAATGAGCCGATTTATCCTCACGGACCTTTCGTGATGAATTCCAGGGAAGAAATTATGCAGGCTTTTGAAGATTTCAATACCGGAAAGTTTGGCTACCTGGAAGATTGA